The following coding sequences are from one Candidatus Methylomirabilota bacterium window:
- a CDS encoding PRC-barrel domain-containing protein, whose translation MKNFAMALLLTSLTVPLALDASAQQTPGERRDTQMQRDTQRQAWQKPADAVESNKLIGAKVKGADGKDVGEIDALIVDTDGKVSHVVVGRGGVAGIGETKVVVPWSDVKMSWDRDRDNPVITMDSTVLERAPRYERGAIRHRERTPAASPATTPKTREK comes from the coding sequence GTGAAGAACTTTGCAATGGCGTTGTTGCTCACGTCGCTGACCGTTCCCCTGGCGCTGGATGCCTCGGCGCAACAGACCCCTGGGGAGCGACGCGACACGCAGATGCAGCGGGACACGCAGCGGCAGGCCTGGCAGAAGCCCGCCGACGCGGTGGAGTCGAACAAGCTGATCGGAGCGAAGGTGAAGGGCGCCGATGGCAAGGACGTCGGTGAGATCGACGCGCTCATCGTCGATACGGACGGCAAGGTCAGTCACGTCGTCGTCGGGCGGGGCGGCGTCGCCGGCATCGGCGAGACCAAAGTCGTGGTGCCGTGGTCCGACGTGAAGATGAGCTGGGACCGCGACCGCGACAACCCCGTCATCACCATGGATTCCACGGTGCTGGAGCGCGCTCCGCGGTACGAGCGTGGGGCGATCCGCCACCGGGAGCGGACGCCGGCCGCCA